From one Geoalkalibacter halelectricus genomic stretch:
- a CDS encoding epoxyqueuosine reductase QueH, with the protein MNILLHICCANCAIYPLEVLRARNLRVHGYFFNHNIHPYQEYSRRLQAVRHWAAATNLDVTYRDEYRLEEFLAQVAAAPEKRCDYCYRSRLEETARAAAEQGFAAFSTSLLYSRYQQHDHLRELGEQVGRRHGVKFHYDDFRVGWQQGIQASKALGLYRQQYCGCIYSEKDRYHPRVGS; encoded by the coding sequence GTGAATATTCTTCTGCATATCTGCTGCGCCAATTGCGCCATCTACCCCCTTGAGGTACTGCGCGCCCGCAACCTGCGGGTGCACGGCTATTTTTTCAACCACAACATTCATCCCTACCAGGAATATTCGCGCCGCCTGCAGGCAGTGCGTCACTGGGCCGCGGCGACAAATCTCGATGTGACCTACCGTGACGAATATCGCCTTGAGGAATTTCTCGCCCAGGTCGCCGCCGCACCAGAGAAACGTTGTGATTATTGCTATCGCTCACGCCTGGAGGAGACGGCCCGTGCCGCCGCTGAACAAGGCTTCGCAGCCTTCTCCACGAGCCTTCTTTATTCGCGCTATCAGCAGCACGACCACCTTCGCGAATTGGGAGAGCAAGTGGGGCGCCGCCATGGAGTGAAATTTCATTACGACGATTTTCGCGTGGGCTGGCAGCAGGGCATTCAGGCCTCCAAGGCCCTGGGTCTCTACCGCCAGCAATACTGCGGCTGCATCTATTCGGAAAAAGACCGCTACCATCCGCGCGTAGGTTCTTAA
- a CDS encoding DUF2905 domain-containing protein — protein sequence MPLGKTLILLGFLLILAGALLTWGGKIPLLGRLPGDIRIERENFSLYFPLGTCILISALVSLALWLFRR from the coding sequence ATGCCCCTCGGCAAGACCCTGATTCTTCTCGGTTTTCTTTTGATCCTGGCGGGTGCTCTCCTCACCTGGGGCGGCAAGATTCCCTTGCTCGGGCGGCTGCCTGGCGACATTCGCATCGAGAGGGAAAACTTCAGTCTCTATTTTCCTTTGGGTACCTGCATCCTGATTTCAGCTTTGGTGTCCCTGGCCTTGTGGCTGTTTCGCAGGTAG
- a CDS encoding ABC1 kinase family protein encodes MLTFTRINRNIRSIKRYRNILGILIKYGFGHVVEQLNIDYYLELGRRIVTLGTAPKNIDRLTQPERLRLAMEELGPTFVKLGQILSTRPDVIPREYIEELSKLQDDVPPVALSELQEQIQRELGRPVEEVFAFFDPEPIAAASIAQVHRARLLTGEEVVVKVRRPGIAQTIEIDLDIMAGLAYLIEHHLPGGELYDPSGLVKEFRRTIYREMDFSREGQTIDRFAANFEDDETVYIPKVFWNYTGNTVLTMEFVRGLKVSDLSLLADRGHDLKAIAQRGADFFLKQVLVHGLFHGDPHPGNFFILEGDVICLLDYGMVGRLDEDLKYRLVDLLLGVLDRDVDRILSLMLFSGEITEETDRKGLKRDLYEFIDDYYEMPLGDLNVGRLLMEFVDLMNAYRIKFPADLMLLGKALVTVEGIGRQLDPQFNMVEHLKPFVEKMVHQRLSPGNISRGMISLLEAYASLFKNLPRDLKEFINRVNRNKFKIDLEHRGLEKLISEFDKSSNRLSFALIIGALIVGSSLIIQSDKGPQLFDFPVLGLLGYSIAGILGLWLAIAILRSGRL; translated from the coding sequence ATGCTGACTTTTACGCGGATCAACCGCAACATCCGCTCGATCAAGAGATACCGCAACATTCTGGGTATTCTCATCAAGTACGGCTTCGGCCATGTGGTCGAGCAGCTCAACATCGATTATTACCTCGAATTGGGCCGCCGCATCGTCACCCTCGGCACCGCCCCGAAAAACATTGATCGCCTCACCCAGCCCGAGCGTCTGCGCCTGGCCATGGAGGAACTGGGGCCGACCTTCGTCAAACTCGGGCAGATCCTCTCGACCCGCCCTGACGTCATTCCGCGTGAATACATCGAGGAGCTGAGTAAACTTCAGGACGACGTGCCGCCGGTGGCGCTGAGCGAACTCCAGGAGCAGATCCAACGCGAGCTCGGTCGGCCGGTCGAGGAGGTGTTCGCCTTCTTTGATCCTGAGCCCATCGCCGCCGCCTCCATCGCCCAGGTTCACCGCGCCCGCCTCTTGACTGGCGAGGAGGTGGTGGTCAAAGTGCGCCGCCCGGGCATCGCGCAGACCATTGAAATCGATCTCGATATCATGGCCGGGCTTGCCTACCTGATCGAGCACCACCTGCCCGGGGGGGAGCTCTACGATCCCAGCGGCCTGGTCAAGGAATTTCGCCGCACCATTTACCGCGAGATGGACTTCTCGCGCGAGGGACAAACCATCGATCGCTTTGCCGCCAACTTCGAGGACGACGAAACCGTCTACATCCCCAAGGTTTTCTGGAATTACACGGGCAACACGGTGCTCACCATGGAGTTTGTGCGGGGCCTCAAGGTTTCCGATTTGAGCCTGCTCGCCGATCGCGGCCACGACCTCAAGGCCATCGCCCAACGTGGCGCGGACTTTTTTCTCAAGCAGGTTTTGGTTCACGGCCTGTTCCACGGAGATCCGCATCCTGGAAACTTCTTCATTCTCGAGGGTGATGTCATTTGTCTGCTCGACTATGGCATGGTCGGCCGCCTCGACGAGGATCTCAAGTACCGCCTGGTCGATCTGCTGCTGGGCGTTTTGGATCGCGACGTCGACCGCATCCTTTCCCTGATGCTCTTTTCGGGAGAAATCACCGAGGAAACCGACCGCAAGGGGCTCAAGCGCGATCTCTACGAATTCATCGACGATTACTACGAAATGCCCCTCGGCGACCTCAACGTCGGCCGGCTGCTCATGGAATTCGTCGACCTGATGAACGCCTATCGCATCAAGTTTCCCGCCGATCTGATGCTACTCGGCAAAGCCCTGGTGACGGTCGAGGGCATCGGCCGGCAACTCGACCCGCAATTCAACATGGTCGAGCATCTCAAGCCCTTTGTTGAAAAAATGGTTCACCAGCGGCTTTCCCCCGGCAACATCTCCCGCGGCATGATTTCCTTGCTGGAAGCCTATGCATCTTTGTTCAAGAATCTGCCGCGCGATCTCAAGGAATTCATCAATCGTGTCAATCGCAACAAATTCAAGATCGACCTGGAGCATCGCGGCCTTGAAAAGCTCATTTCCGAGTTCGACAAATCCAGCAACCGGCTATCCTTTGCCCTGATCATCGGTGCCTTGATTGTCGGCAGCTCTCTCATCATCCAAAGCGACAAGGGCCCGCAATTGTTTGACTTCCCCGTTCTCGGTCTGCTCGGCTACAGCATTGCCGGCATCCTCGGTCTGTGGCTGGCCATTGCTATCCTGCGCTCGGGCCGTTTGTAA
- the tyrS gene encoding tyrosine--tRNA ligase: MLSVKEQMDVIRRGAVEILVEAELEEKITQAVKVGKPLRIKAGFDPTAPDLHLGHTVLVQKLKQLQDLGHEVCFLIGDFTGMIGDPSGKNETRKPLTREQVLDNARTYQEQVYKILDPEKTRLVFNSEWMGRMSAAELIQLASRHTVARMLERDDFHKRFTGQQPIAIHEFLYPLVQGWDSVALESDVELGGTDQKFNLLVGRELQRQVGQRPQCILTMPLLEGLDGVNKMSKSLGNYIGITEPPKEIYGKVMSISDELMLRYYELLSDADLATLERVRDGVAGKPGGRHPMESKKALAHELVARFHGTDAARRAAEEFVRQFKQKEVPDEMPSVRIASAEPVWICRLLSDAGLVSSNGEARRLVQQGAVRINGERVEDPALEVQAQGELILQAGKRKFARLVFVAGQA; this comes from the coding sequence ATGCTTTCCGTAAAAGAACAGATGGATGTCATTCGCCGCGGGGCCGTTGAAATTCTCGTCGAGGCGGAACTGGAAGAAAAAATCACCCAGGCCGTTAAGGTCGGAAAGCCGTTGCGCATCAAGGCAGGCTTCGACCCCACGGCGCCCGACCTACATCTCGGACACACCGTCTTGGTGCAGAAACTCAAACAGCTTCAGGACCTCGGCCATGAGGTCTGTTTCCTGATCGGTGACTTCACCGGCATGATCGGCGACCCTTCCGGAAAAAACGAAACGCGCAAACCCCTGACCCGCGAGCAGGTGCTGGATAATGCCCGCACCTACCAAGAGCAGGTCTATAAAATTCTCGATCCGGAGAAGACCCGCCTGGTATTCAACAGCGAGTGGATGGGGCGGATGTCGGCGGCGGAGCTGATTCAGCTGGCCTCACGGCACACCGTGGCGCGCATGCTCGAGCGCGATGACTTCCATAAGCGCTTCACCGGCCAGCAACCCATTGCAATTCATGAATTTCTCTACCCCCTGGTGCAGGGGTGGGATTCGGTGGCTCTTGAATCCGACGTTGAGTTGGGCGGCACGGACCAGAAATTCAACCTGCTCGTCGGGCGCGAGCTTCAACGGCAAGTGGGGCAGCGCCCCCAATGTATTTTGACCATGCCTCTGCTCGAAGGCCTTGACGGGGTCAACAAGATGAGCAAATCCCTGGGCAACTACATCGGTATCACCGAGCCCCCCAAGGAGATTTACGGCAAGGTCATGAGCATTTCCGATGAGCTGATGCTGCGCTACTATGAACTTCTCTCCGATGCGGACCTCGCTACATTGGAGCGTGTCAGGGATGGGGTCGCCGGCAAGCCTGGGGGCCGTCATCCCATGGAAAGCAAGAAGGCTCTGGCGCACGAACTCGTCGCCCGCTTTCACGGCACCGATGCCGCACGCCGGGCTGCGGAAGAATTCGTTCGCCAGTTCAAGCAAAAGGAAGTGCCCGATGAGATGCCCAGCGTCCGGATCGCATCCGCTGAGCCGGTGTGGATTTGCCGTCTGCTGAGCGATGCTGGTCTGGTTTCCTCCAACGGTGAAGCGCGCCGTCTGGTTCAGCAGGGCGCGGTCAGAATTAACGGTGAGCGCGTCGAGGATCCGGCTCTGGAAGTGCAGGCCCAGGGAGAGCTAATTCTTCAGGCCGGTAAGCGAAAGTTTGCTCGCCTGGTCTTTGTTGCGGGCCAGGCCTAG
- the lpxC gene encoding UDP-3-O-acyl-N-acetylglucosamine deacetylase, which produces MIFQSTIATPVIVSGIGLHSGRRITMNLRPAEAGTGILFHRSEGERQVTIEAVSANVIDTRLATVLGKGGLSVSTVEHLLAALNALGIDNLHIDIDGPEVPVLDGSAAPFVDLLHSAGVRQLERSRKFLAIRKPITLIEGEKRVTLIPSRFFRVSFDIAFDHPSITQQHYSFKCTAQSFRKEIAAARTFGFLHEVEYLKANGLARGGSLDNAIVIGEDGILNPEGLRYADEFVRHKILDSIGDFSLLGYPLLGHLKAYKAGHDINHKMVEKILAHPDHWKLVDFSEETVRQAGRGIFPAFAGELLPTKA; this is translated from the coding sequence TTGATTTTCCAAAGCACCATCGCCACCCCAGTGATCGTTTCCGGCATCGGCCTGCATTCCGGGCGCCGCATCACCATGAACTTGCGGCCCGCGGAAGCCGGCACGGGCATCCTGTTTCATCGCAGTGAAGGCGAGCGCCAGGTGACCATCGAGGCCGTTTCGGCCAATGTCATCGACACCCGTCTCGCAACTGTTCTTGGCAAAGGCGGGTTGAGCGTTTCGACCGTTGAACACCTCCTTGCGGCCTTGAACGCCCTGGGCATCGACAATCTGCATATCGACATCGACGGCCCTGAAGTACCGGTTCTCGACGGCAGTGCCGCACCCTTTGTCGACTTATTGCACAGCGCCGGTGTGCGCCAACTCGAACGCAGCCGCAAATTCCTGGCCATCCGCAAACCGATCACCCTGATCGAAGGGGAAAAACGTGTGACGCTTATCCCGTCGCGCTTTTTCCGGGTGAGTTTCGATATCGCCTTCGATCATCCGAGCATCACTCAGCAACATTACTCCTTCAAATGCACCGCCCAGAGTTTTCGCAAGGAAATTGCCGCGGCGCGCACTTTCGGCTTCCTCCACGAGGTGGAATACCTTAAGGCCAACGGCCTGGCCCGGGGGGGCTCTCTCGACAACGCCATCGTCATCGGCGAGGACGGCATCCTCAACCCAGAAGGCTTGCGTTATGCCGATGAATTCGTTCGCCACAAGATTCTCGACAGTATCGGCGACTTCAGCCTACTGGGCTATCCGCTCCTCGGTCACCTCAAGGCCTACAAAGCAGGGCACGACATCAACCACAAGATGGTTGAAAAAATCCTTGCCCATCCCGACCACTGGAAATTGGTGGATTTCAGCGAAGAAACCGTACGTCAGGCAGGGCGCGGCATTTTCCCGGCATTTGCCGGTGAACTCCTGCCCACCAAGGCGTGA
- a CDS encoding patatin-like phospholipase family protein, which translates to MSSKHQPTPRIGLALGSGAARGLAHIGVLKVLEREGIAVDCIAGTSIGAFIGALYAAGVPVAQMEESAIGIDWKKLARLLDPVIPTLGLLDGQKVLSFMAELLPATTFEELRLPLAVTATDVDSGEALVIRRGNLLDALRAAISFPGIFPAVRFGQRFLIDGGLCHPVPIDAVRTLGADRVIAVCAIPQVEKPLREDYLPTRREEDQAPSGWFFSLHPHHIEARLRELWQKKNAHPDEDPSNRRSRRGTPSLLKVCAQSIAIMENQINDLRLEQNSFDLLIRPDFGDITLLEFHRAREAIAAGERAASTLVPELRKITTKSLHRP; encoded by the coding sequence ATGAGCAGCAAGCACCAGCCAACCCCACGCATCGGCCTGGCGTTGGGCAGCGGCGCGGCCCGGGGCCTGGCGCACATCGGCGTTCTTAAAGTGCTCGAACGCGAGGGAATCGCCGTCGATTGCATCGCCGGCACCTCCATCGGGGCATTTATCGGCGCCCTCTACGCCGCCGGGGTTCCCGTGGCGCAGATGGAGGAATCCGCCATCGGCATCGACTGGAAAAAGCTCGCCCGCCTGCTCGACCCCGTGATTCCCACACTCGGACTGCTCGACGGCCAGAAGGTGCTGTCCTTCATGGCCGAGTTGCTGCCGGCGACCACCTTTGAGGAATTGCGCCTGCCCCTGGCGGTGACCGCCACCGACGTCGACAGCGGCGAGGCCCTGGTCATTCGCCGCGGCAACCTGCTCGACGCCTTGCGTGCCGCCATCTCCTTTCCCGGCATCTTTCCGGCGGTACGGTTTGGGCAGCGGTTTCTCATCGACGGCGGCCTCTGCCACCCGGTTCCCATTGACGCGGTGCGCACCCTGGGCGCGGACAGGGTCATTGCCGTGTGCGCAATTCCGCAGGTGGAAAAGCCCTTGCGGGAGGACTACCTGCCGACCCGACGCGAGGAGGACCAGGCCCCCTCGGGCTGGTTCTTTTCCCTGCACCCCCACCACATCGAAGCGCGCCTGCGCGAACTGTGGCAGAAAAAAAACGCGCACCCAGACGAGGACCCGTCCAACCGGCGTAGCCGCCGCGGCACTCCAAGTCTGCTCAAGGTCTGCGCGCAAAGCATCGCCATCATGGAGAACCAGATCAACGATCTGCGTCTGGAGCAAAACTCCTTCGATCTGCTGATTCGTCCCGACTTCGGCGACATTACCCTGCTTGAATTTCACCGCGCCCGTGAGGCGATCGCCGCCGGGGAACGCGCAGCCTCGACCCTAGTCCCCGAATTACGCAAAATCACAACTAAATCGTTGCACAGACCTTAA
- a CDS encoding sigma-54-dependent transcriptional regulator, which yields MKTILIVDDEPNIRLSLEGIFQDEGFRPIFSASGEEALDKIRDENPDLMLLDIWMPGIDGLETLRRAKEQWPDLLVIMMSGHGTIETAVKALKLGAYDFIEKPLALEKVLTCIQNALKMGQLLEENRNLRARIGKAHEMIGSSEAIRVLKEQISIAAPTSGWVLITGENGTGKELVARAIHSLSQRRDKPFIEVNCAAIPEDLIESELFGHEKGSFTGATALRKGKFDLAHEGTLFLDEIGDMSLKTQAKVLRILQERKFERVGGSRTIEVDVRVIAATNKNLEEQIAQGNFREDLFYRLNVLPFHVPPLRERKEDIPALAKHFLEHFSRQESREIKSLTPEAVAALKNYSWPGNVRELKNLIERLVIMTPSNEITPAHLPNHLAGRQDGGAIRRSGIDASNFREAKEEFEREFIVQKLEENDWNISRTAEIIDLERSNLHRKIKSFGIELKK from the coding sequence ATGAAAACCATCTTAATCGTTGATGATGAGCCTAACATCCGACTAAGCCTTGAGGGCATATTTCAGGATGAAGGGTTTCGTCCCATCTTTTCCGCCAGCGGCGAGGAAGCTCTCGACAAAATTCGTGATGAAAATCCAGATCTCATGCTCCTCGACATCTGGATGCCCGGCATCGACGGCCTGGAGACCCTGCGCCGCGCCAAGGAACAGTGGCCCGATCTCCTCGTGATCATGATGAGTGGTCACGGCACCATTGAAACCGCTGTCAAAGCCCTCAAACTGGGAGCCTACGATTTTATCGAAAAGCCGCTTGCCCTGGAAAAGGTTTTGACCTGCATTCAAAACGCACTAAAGATGGGCCAACTTCTGGAGGAAAACCGCAACCTCAGGGCGCGCATCGGCAAGGCCCACGAAATGATCGGCAGCAGCGAAGCCATCAGAGTCCTCAAGGAGCAAATCTCCATTGCCGCCCCAACCAGCGGCTGGGTTTTAATCACCGGCGAAAACGGCACTGGAAAAGAACTGGTGGCTCGCGCGATTCACAGCCTCTCACAGCGTCGCGACAAACCCTTTATTGAGGTCAACTGCGCGGCCATACCCGAGGATCTTATCGAGTCAGAACTCTTTGGTCATGAAAAGGGTTCCTTCACCGGGGCCACCGCCCTGCGCAAAGGCAAATTTGATCTGGCCCACGAAGGAACTTTGTTTCTCGACGAAATCGGCGATATGAGCCTCAAAACCCAAGCCAAGGTTCTGCGCATTCTGCAGGAACGCAAATTTGAACGGGTTGGCGGCAGCCGCACCATCGAAGTCGACGTTCGCGTCATTGCCGCAACCAACAAAAACCTCGAGGAGCAAATTGCGCAGGGGAATTTTCGCGAGGATTTGTTTTATCGCCTTAACGTCCTGCCTTTTCACGTCCCGCCCCTTCGAGAGCGCAAGGAGGACATTCCTGCCCTGGCCAAGCATTTTCTCGAACATTTCTCCCGCCAGGAAAGCCGCGAGATCAAGTCTCTCACACCAGAAGCCGTTGCCGCCTTGAAAAATTATTCCTGGCCAGGCAATGTGCGCGAGCTAAAGAATCTCATTGAGCGACTGGTGATCATGACCCCGAGCAACGAAATCACCCCCGCGCATCTGCCGAACCATCTGGCCGGTCGCCAAGACGGCGGGGCCATCCGCCGCAGCGGGATTGACGCTAGCAATTTCAGAGAGGCTAAAGAAGAATTTGAGCGCGAATTCATCGTGCAAAAACTTGAAGAAAACGATTGGAACATCTCCCGAACCGCTGAGATAATCGACCTTGAGCGATCCAACCTCCATCGGAAAATAAAGTCCTTCGGGATTGAGTTAAAGAAATAA
- a CDS encoding phasin family protein, with translation MFELLEKMMLTGVGAMSMTQKKAEEMLGEMKERFNVSEEEGKAFLEKMRKNAEDTQKKLEEMAQEEIRRAAERVGVVTMDEFEKLQKKVQLLDRHVKELEKQAKEAQR, from the coding sequence ATGTTCGAATTGCTGGAAAAAATGATGCTGACCGGCGTCGGCGCTATGAGCATGACCCAGAAAAAAGCCGAGGAGATGCTTGGCGAAATGAAGGAGCGCTTCAACGTCTCCGAGGAGGAAGGCAAGGCCTTTTTGGAAAAGATGCGCAAAAACGCCGAAGACACTCAGAAAAAGCTCGAGGAAATGGCGCAGGAGGAAATTCGGCGGGCCGCCGAGCGCGTCGGCGTGGTGACCATGGATGAGTTTGAAAAACTGCAAAAGAAGGTGCAGCTTCTCGACCGCCATGTCAAGGAGTTGGAAAAGCAGGCCAAGGAGGCGCAGAGGTAA
- a CDS encoding sensor histidine kinase — protein MPTPEKAEQQQAELRKRRREWALILLCLLLVFALTQYESRLLDLSSGVSLANGILVLALININLLLILLFFFLVFRNLFKLILERRRGVPGARIRSKLVIAFVALSLVPTMLLFFVSAGFITNTIENWFNTQVENSLQESLEVAETYYKNSASNALYYGEQLARIIKRDRLLNQANLDRLEAFIQEKQKEYNLGIVEVFSSTYEELVRVTNPDVPAAEFTDPGSDAIREALQGNRFTRITPIGKADLIRGIVPVYSNWNPDDVVGVVVVNYYVPHSLVAKMKEIKTSFEQYKGTKMVKGRIQVGYVVVLLLIALVIIFLATWFGFHLARGITVPIQELAMATNRVRQGDLDVKIDINSDDEIGTLVEAFNTMTADLRKGQKSLQAANRELQVSNLELDQRRRYMEIVLRNITGGVIAIDKSGNLTTVNKAAEKLLNIRNKKILGKNFREVLDPEYIPLVREILRELLESGKDSISKQITIPVQENKLTLLVHVTTLRDENGEFMGTVVVFDDLTQLIKAQRMAAWREVARRIAHEIKNPLTPIQLSAQRLRRRYLDKFGEDDKVFDECTAMIVQQVEELKNLVNEFSNFARMPASRPTPNDLNQIVAETLILFQEGHKNINFSFRPDPDLPAFNLDRDQIKRTIINLVDNAIGAIADEGSVSISTHFSTELQMATLTVADTGCGIPPQIKPRLFEPYFSTKKSGTGLGLAIVSSIISDHNGYIRVRDNLPRGTQFIVELPVGESTALSSKSYSA, from the coding sequence ATGCCAACGCCGGAAAAAGCTGAGCAGCAACAAGCAGAGTTGCGCAAACGTCGCCGCGAGTGGGCGCTTATTCTCCTTTGCCTGCTGCTGGTGTTTGCCCTCACCCAGTATGAATCACGCCTCTTGGATCTGTCTTCCGGGGTATCCCTGGCCAACGGAATTCTTGTTCTAGCCCTCATCAATATTAACCTGTTGTTGATCCTGCTCTTTTTTTTCCTGGTCTTTCGCAACCTCTTCAAGCTGATTCTCGAACGACGCCGAGGTGTGCCCGGAGCGCGCATCCGCAGCAAGCTGGTTATCGCTTTTGTCGCGCTGTCCCTGGTTCCAACCATGCTGCTGTTTTTCGTTTCAGCCGGGTTTATCACCAATACCATTGAAAATTGGTTCAACACCCAAGTAGAGAATTCCCTGCAGGAATCCTTGGAGGTTGCCGAAACCTATTACAAGAATTCAGCCTCCAACGCCCTTTATTATGGCGAGCAGTTGGCGCGCATCATCAAGCGTGACCGCCTACTCAACCAGGCCAATCTCGATCGCCTCGAGGCGTTCATTCAGGAGAAACAAAAGGAGTACAATCTAGGCATTGTCGAGGTGTTTTCCTCAACCTACGAGGAACTGGTGCGCGTTACCAACCCCGATGTCCCGGCCGCGGAGTTTACCGACCCAGGCTCCGACGCCATCCGCGAGGCACTCCAGGGCAACCGATTTACCCGTATCACCCCCATCGGCAAGGCCGACCTGATTCGCGGCATTGTACCCGTCTACTCCAACTGGAACCCCGATGACGTGGTCGGCGTGGTGGTGGTCAATTATTACGTACCCCACTCCCTCGTCGCGAAGATGAAGGAAATCAAGACCTCCTTCGAGCAGTACAAAGGCACCAAGATGGTCAAGGGGCGCATTCAGGTGGGCTACGTCGTGGTGTTGCTGCTCATCGCCCTGGTGATCATTTTTCTTGCTACTTGGTTCGGTTTCCACCTGGCACGCGGTATTACCGTGCCGATTCAGGAATTGGCAATGGCCACAAATCGTGTCCGCCAAGGCGATCTCGATGTGAAGATCGACATCAACAGTGATGACGAAATAGGTACGCTGGTGGAAGCCTTCAACACCATGACCGCCGATTTGCGCAAGGGACAAAAAAGCCTGCAGGCCGCCAACCGCGAACTCCAGGTATCCAATCTGGAGCTCGATCAGCGCAGGCGCTACATGGAGATTGTCCTGCGCAACATCACCGGTGGCGTTATTGCCATCGACAAGAGCGGCAATCTCACCACGGTCAACAAGGCCGCGGAGAAACTCCTCAACATCCGCAACAAAAAGATATTGGGGAAAAATTTCCGCGAGGTACTCGACCCTGAGTACATACCCCTGGTGCGGGAAATTCTGCGTGAGCTTTTGGAATCAGGCAAGGACTCCATCAGCAAGCAGATCACCATTCCGGTTCAGGAGAACAAGCTGACCCTCCTGGTTCACGTGACCACCCTGCGGGATGAGAACGGCGAGTTCATGGGTACCGTCGTGGTGTTCGACGACCTCACCCAACTTATCAAGGCGCAACGCATGGCCGCCTGGCGTGAGGTAGCGCGGCGCATCGCGCACGAGATCAAAAACCCCCTGACACCGATCCAACTCTCCGCCCAGCGTCTGCGCAGGCGCTATCTGGACAAATTTGGCGAAGACGACAAGGTCTTTGATGAATGCACGGCCATGATTGTTCAACAGGTTGAGGAATTGAAAAACCTGGTCAACGAATTTTCCAATTTCGCCCGTATGCCGGCCAGCCGACCGACACCCAACGATCTAAACCAGATCGTGGCCGAAACGCTCATCTTGTTTCAGGAAGGGCATAAAAATATTAACTTCTCTTTTCGCCCTGATCCGGATTTGCCGGCATTCAACCTCGACCGCGATCAGATCAAGCGCACCATCATCAACCTGGTCGACAACGCCATCGGCGCCATCGCGGATGAAGGCAGCGTCAGCATCTCCACTCATTTCAGCACTGAATTGCAGATGGCAACCCTGACCGTTGCCGATACCGGGTGCGGAATTCCCCCGCAGATCAAGCCGCGGCTTTTCGAACCCTATTTTTCAACCAAGAAATCTGGAACGGGACTTGGATTGGCCATTGTTTCATCTATAATTTCCGACCATAATGGCTACATCCGGGTGCGCGACAACCTTCCACGCGGCACCCAGTTCATCGTAGAACTGCCGGTGGGTGAGAGTACCGCTCTAAGCAGCAAATCCTATTCAGCCTGA